In Kitasatospora gansuensis, a genomic segment contains:
- a CDS encoding carbohydrate ABC transporter permease yields MWLRPSAGWARGRLTPWLFLAPALVLFALFKFLPMWRAVEMSFHEVRPYLGDRWVGGANYQQVVTDEAFLSAIGHTLVLAVGQTGGSVLLGLALALVLEGTARRLWIVRTAVFLPTVTAMAVVAEVWRILYYPAADGIANSLLAWVGVGPSQFLNSPDSALWSVMTVGVWRGAPYDMMIFLAALAGVDRTLYEAAAADGAGVWRRVWHVTLPALRPAFVILLTLAAIRSLRVFTEIFLLTNGGPNGSTEVLMTLIYRLGLERGELGVAAAGSMVLLGVSVLLTLLVGLSRRGRTGKAVT; encoded by the coding sequence ATGTGGCTTAGGCCCTCCGCCGGTTGGGCCCGGGGCCGGCTCACCCCTTGGCTGTTCCTGGCCCCGGCGCTGGTGCTCTTCGCGCTGTTCAAGTTCCTGCCGATGTGGCGCGCGGTCGAGATGAGCTTCCACGAGGTCCGGCCGTACCTGGGCGACCGCTGGGTCGGCGGGGCCAACTACCAACAGGTGGTCACCGACGAGGCGTTCCTGAGCGCGATCGGGCACACCCTGGTGCTGGCGGTCGGTCAGACCGGCGGCTCGGTGCTGCTGGGACTGGCGCTCGCGCTGGTCCTGGAGGGCACCGCGCGGCGGCTGTGGATCGTCCGCACCGCGGTCTTCCTGCCGACCGTCACCGCGATGGCGGTGGTCGCCGAGGTCTGGCGGATCCTCTACTACCCGGCCGCCGACGGCATCGCGAACTCCCTGCTGGCCTGGGTCGGGGTCGGGCCCTCGCAGTTCCTCAACAGCCCGGACAGCGCGCTCTGGTCGGTCATGACGGTCGGCGTCTGGCGCGGTGCGCCGTACGACATGATGATCTTCCTGGCCGCGCTGGCCGGCGTGGACCGCACGCTCTACGAGGCGGCGGCCGCCGACGGCGCGGGGGTGTGGCGGCGGGTCTGGCACGTCACGCTGCCCGCCCTGCGGCCCGCCTTCGTCATCCTGCTCACCCTGGCCGCCATCCGCAGCCTGCGGGTCTTCACCGAGATCTTCCTGCTCACCAACGGCGGGCCGAACGGCTCGACCGAGGTACTGATGACGCTGATCTACCGACTCGGCCTGGAGCGTGGGGAGTTGGGCGTGGCGGCGGCCGGTTCGATGGTGCTGCTCGGGGTCTCGGTGCTGCTCACCCTGCTGGTCGGACTCAGCCGCCGCGGCAGAACCGGAAAGGCCGTGACATGA
- a CDS encoding carbohydrate ABC transporter permease translates to MKNRQLDSALGLDARTGPLALIGKVVLHGLLVLVFAGPLLALLVSAFSPVSDPTRLTLLPTDFTLANFRAAFDRDVLRYLLNSFLVVGGGLLLQVGVSISAGYALARKRFPGMRLVLLLILSTMMLPEEVLAIPLSLVLSDLSLIGSLWGMIVPVGAWAFSILVTAEFMKEIPLELEEAARLDGAGDLRIFWSVVLPLCKPALGVIGIFGFTMIWDQYMLPLLVATDAKQFTLPLALRTLRADEQVGVGVLLASALLALLPSVLAFLAMQRQFMRGLTSGAVKG, encoded by the coding sequence ATGAAGAACCGTCAACTCGACTCCGCACTCGGCCTGGACGCCCGGACCGGACCGCTCGCCCTGATCGGCAAGGTGGTGCTGCACGGGCTGCTGGTGCTGGTCTTCGCCGGTCCGCTGCTCGCCCTGCTGGTCAGCGCGTTCAGCCCGGTCAGCGATCCGACCCGGCTCACCCTGCTGCCGACCGACTTCACCCTGGCCAACTTCCGGGCCGCCTTCGACCGCGACGTGCTGCGCTACCTGCTCAACTCCTTCCTGGTGGTGGGCGGTGGGCTGCTGCTCCAGGTCGGGGTGAGCATCTCGGCCGGCTACGCGCTCGCTCGCAAGCGCTTCCCGGGGATGCGGCTGGTGCTGCTGCTGATCCTGTCCACCATGATGCTGCCGGAGGAGGTGCTGGCCATCCCGCTCTCACTGGTGCTCTCCGACCTCTCGCTGATCGGCAGCCTCTGGGGCATGATCGTGCCGGTCGGCGCCTGGGCCTTCTCGATCCTGGTGACCGCCGAGTTCATGAAGGAGATCCCGCTCGAACTGGAGGAGGCCGCCCGGCTGGACGGCGCAGGTGACCTGCGGATCTTCTGGTCGGTGGTGCTGCCGCTGTGCAAGCCCGCGCTCGGCGTGATCGGCATCTTCGGCTTCACCATGATCTGGGACCAGTACATGCTGCCGCTGTTGGTCGCCACCGACGCGAAGCAGTTCACCCTGCCGCTCGCCCTGCGCACCCTGCGCGCCGACGAACAGGTCGGGGTCGGCGTCCTGCTGGCCTCCGCGCTGCTCGCCCTGCTGCCCAGCGTGCTGGCCTTCCTGGCCATGCAGCGGCAGTTCATGCGCGGGCTCACCTCCGGCGCGGTCAAGGGCTGA
- a CDS encoding 5-dehydro-4-deoxyglucarate dehydratase has protein sequence MRLHGLLSFPLTPFTDDDKVDLAVFAEHLEQQIAAGPAALFVACGTGEFTALALDEYRDLVATAVRGADGRLPVVAGCGGGPRMARDFAVAAAECGADGLLLLPPYLVTSTPGGLVEHVRYVASATPLPVVVYQRANAVLDEAAALALLDVPTVTGIKDGRGDVDAMLRLVTAVRTSGHPRAAGFGFLNGLPTAELSVQAYRAIGVECYSSAVLCFAPDLATAFHRAVERGDHDTVRLLLAEFYLPLVALRDRVPGYAVALVKAGARLAGLAVGGVRPPLVDASPEHVRELGRILTRGRAALATVVE, from the coding sequence ATGCGCCTGCACGGCCTTCTGTCGTTCCCCCTGACCCCGTTCACCGACGACGACAAGGTGGACCTGGCCGTCTTCGCCGAGCACCTGGAGCAGCAGATCGCCGCCGGGCCCGCCGCGCTCTTCGTGGCCTGCGGCACCGGCGAGTTCACCGCCCTGGCGCTGGACGAGTACCGCGACCTGGTGGCCACCGCGGTCCGGGGCGCCGACGGCCGGCTGCCGGTGGTGGCGGGCTGCGGCGGTGGCCCCCGGATGGCCCGAGACTTCGCCGTCGCCGCCGCCGAGTGCGGCGCGGACGGCCTGCTCCTGCTGCCGCCCTACCTGGTCACCTCCACGCCCGGCGGGCTGGTCGAGCACGTCCGCTACGTCGCCTCGGCGACCCCGCTGCCGGTGGTGGTCTACCAGCGCGCCAACGCCGTGCTGGACGAGGCCGCCGCGCTGGCCCTGCTCGACGTGCCGACCGTGACCGGCATCAAGGACGGCCGGGGCGACGTGGACGCGATGCTCCGGCTGGTCACCGCCGTCCGCACCAGCGGCCACCCGAGGGCCGCCGGGTTCGGCTTCCTGAACGGGCTGCCCACCGCCGAACTCTCCGTCCAGGCCTACCGGGCGATCGGCGTGGAGTGCTACTCCTCAGCCGTACTCTGCTTCGCGCCCGACCTGGCCACCGCCTTCCACCGGGCGGTCGAACGGGGCGACCACGACACCGTCCGGCTGCTGCTGGCCGAGTTCTACCTGCCGCTGGTCGCGCTGCGCGACCGGGTCCCCGGGTACGCCGTCGCGCTGGTCAAGGCCGGGGCCCGGCTGGCCGGGCTCGCGGTGGGCGGTGTCCGGCCGCCGCTGGTGGACGCCTCGCCGGAACACGTCCGCGAGCTCGGCCGCATTCTGACACGCGGCCGGGCCGCGCTGGCTACGGTGGTGGAGTGA